One window of Papaver somniferum cultivar HN1 unplaced genomic scaffold, ASM357369v1 unplaced-scaffold_5, whole genome shotgun sequence genomic DNA carries:
- the LOC113342903 gene encoding proteinaceous RNase P 2-like isoform X2, translating into MLEKGINPTEATITAVSRLAAAKGDSDFAFELVKTMGKYNAVPRLRTCDPALFAFCHKIEAEKAYSVEDHMVSLGINLEESELAALLKVSIETGNQEKVYSYLHKLRNCVRCTSVKTSEIIESWFSSKLSSEVGCLSWDANRIKAVMLKNGGGFHGQGWLGKGKWVVSRSTVSSEGCCCNCGQRLDCVDIDRVETEKFAEMIASLAMKREAKSNFSDFQAWLDRNSNYEAIVDGANVALHQQNFADGGFSISQLEAVVKELYETSQRKWPLIILHNKRYRSLSANPSNRKILDWWRAQGALYTTPNGSNDDWYWLYAAVKLKCSLVTNDEMRDHIFEFLGSSFFLKWKERHQVHYTFVKSNLRLKMPPSYSLVIQESEKGSWHVPIEGEFADETSRKWLCVTR; encoded by the exons ATGTTAGAAAAGGGTATTAATCCCACTGAAGCAACAATTACGGCAGTTTCAAGACTTGCTGCTGCGAAAGGAGACAGTGATTTTGCTTTTGAACTTGTGAAAACAATGGGGAAATATAATGCGGTGCCTAGGTTGAGAACTTGTGATCCGGCATTGTTTGCTTTTTGTCATAAGATAGAGGCAGAAAAGGCTTATTCAGTTGAGGATCATATGGTTTCATTAGGGATTAATCTTGAGGAATCGGAATTAGCTGCGTTGTTGAAGGTGAGCATTGAAACTGGAAATCAAGAGAAGGTTTACTCATACTTGCACAAACTGAGAAATTGTGTGAGATGCACTAGTGTGAAAACTTCGGAGATCATAGAAAGTTGGTTTTCTAGTAAATTAAGTTCAGAAGTGGGTTGTTTGAGTTGGGATGCGAATAGGATTAAAGCTGTTATGTTGAAGAATGGAGGAGGTTTCCACGGGCAGGGATGGTTGGGGAAGGGGAAATGGGTTGTTAGTAGATCAACTGTCAGTTCAGAGGGGTGCTGTTGTAATTGTGGTCAACGTCTAGATTGTGTTGATATTGATCGGGTTGAGACTGAGAAGTTTGCAGAAATGATAGCATCACTAGCCATGAAAAGAGAAGCCAAGTCCAATTTCAGTGATTTTCAG GCGTGGCTGGACAGAAATTCTAATTATGAAGCTATAGTTGATGGAGCAAACGTCGCACTTCACCAGCAAAACTTTGCAGATGGCGGGTTCAGCATTTCCCAG CTGGAGGCTGTCGTGAAAGAACTGTATGAGACAAGCCAAAGGAAATGGCCCCTTATTATTCTTCACAATAAACGTTATCGATCACTTTCAGCTAATCCTTCCAATAGAAAGATACTTGATTGGTGGAGGGCGCAAGGGGCACTCTACACAACTCCGAATGGTTCAAATGATGATTG GTACTGGCTTTATGCTGCCGTTAAACTTAAATGTTCGCTTGTGACAAATGATGAAATGCGAGATCACATTTTTGAGTTCTTAGGTAGCAGCTTTTTCCTCAAGTGGAAAGAGCGACATCAG GTTCATTATACTTTCGTGAAATCTAATTTGCGTCTTAAAATGCCACCTTCATATTCATTGGTCATTCAG GAATCAGAGAAAGGATCCTGGCACGTTCCTATAGAAGGGGAATTTGCTGATGAAACCTCAAGAAAATGGCTTTGCGTTACCAGATAA
- the LOC113342903 gene encoding proteinaceous RNase P 2-like isoform X1, translating to MEVVNCTDPQTKKRKKNPLPEGQFYYELGTCSKNNDLAGALALYETAVSQNLRLNHNHYNILIYLCSSSLPELGSPEAEDAVENPAIGKGFSIYNQMLEKGINPTEATITAVSRLAAAKGDSDFAFELVKTMGKYNAVPRLRTCDPALFAFCHKIEAEKAYSVEDHMVSLGINLEESELAALLKVSIETGNQEKVYSYLHKLRNCVRCTSVKTSEIIESWFSSKLSSEVGCLSWDANRIKAVMLKNGGGFHGQGWLGKGKWVVSRSTVSSEGCCCNCGQRLDCVDIDRVETEKFAEMIASLAMKREAKSNFSDFQAWLDRNSNYEAIVDGANVALHQQNFADGGFSISQLEAVVKELYETSQRKWPLIILHNKRYRSLSANPSNRKILDWWRAQGALYTTPNGSNDDWYWLYAAVKLKCSLVTNDEMRDHIFEFLGSSFFLKWKERHQVHYTFVKSNLRLKMPPSYSLVIQESEKGSWHVPIEGEFADETSRKWLCVTR from the exons ATGGAGGTTGTCAATTGTACGGATCCTCagacaaagaaaaggaagaagaacccATTACCAGAAGGACAGTTTTATTATGAACTAGGTACATGTTCAAAAAACAATGATTTAGCTGGTGCACTTGCATTATATGAAACAGCTGTTTCGCAGAACCTTCGTTtaaatcataatcattataatataCTGATTTATCTGTGCTCTAGTTCACTTCCTGAACTGGGTTCACCAGAAGCTGAGGATGCAGTAGAAAATCCTGCTATAGGTAAAGGTTTTAGCATATATAATCAAATGTTAGAAAAGGGTATTAATCCCACTGAAGCAACAATTACGGCAGTTTCAAGACTTGCTGCTGCGAAAGGAGACAGTGATTTTGCTTTTGAACTTGTGAAAACAATGGGGAAATATAATGCGGTGCCTAGGTTGAGAACTTGTGATCCGGCATTGTTTGCTTTTTGTCATAAGATAGAGGCAGAAAAGGCTTATTCAGTTGAGGATCATATGGTTTCATTAGGGATTAATCTTGAGGAATCGGAATTAGCTGCGTTGTTGAAGGTGAGCATTGAAACTGGAAATCAAGAGAAGGTTTACTCATACTTGCACAAACTGAGAAATTGTGTGAGATGCACTAGTGTGAAAACTTCGGAGATCATAGAAAGTTGGTTTTCTAGTAAATTAAGTTCAGAAGTGGGTTGTTTGAGTTGGGATGCGAATAGGATTAAAGCTGTTATGTTGAAGAATGGAGGAGGTTTCCACGGGCAGGGATGGTTGGGGAAGGGGAAATGGGTTGTTAGTAGATCAACTGTCAGTTCAGAGGGGTGCTGTTGTAATTGTGGTCAACGTCTAGATTGTGTTGATATTGATCGGGTTGAGACTGAGAAGTTTGCAGAAATGATAGCATCACTAGCCATGAAAAGAGAAGCCAAGTCCAATTTCAGTGATTTTCAG GCGTGGCTGGACAGAAATTCTAATTATGAAGCTATAGTTGATGGAGCAAACGTCGCACTTCACCAGCAAAACTTTGCAGATGGCGGGTTCAGCATTTCCCAG CTGGAGGCTGTCGTGAAAGAACTGTATGAGACAAGCCAAAGGAAATGGCCCCTTATTATTCTTCACAATAAACGTTATCGATCACTTTCAGCTAATCCTTCCAATAGAAAGATACTTGATTGGTGGAGGGCGCAAGGGGCACTCTACACAACTCCGAATGGTTCAAATGATGATTG GTACTGGCTTTATGCTGCCGTTAAACTTAAATGTTCGCTTGTGACAAATGATGAAATGCGAGATCACATTTTTGAGTTCTTAGGTAGCAGCTTTTTCCTCAAGTGGAAAGAGCGACATCAG GTTCATTATACTTTCGTGAAATCTAATTTGCGTCTTAAAATGCCACCTTCATATTCATTGGTCATTCAG GAATCAGAGAAAGGATCCTGGCACGTTCCTATAGAAGGGGAATTTGCTGATGAAACCTCAAGAAAATGGCTTTGCGTTACCAGATAA